From a single Miscanthus floridulus cultivar M001 chromosome 8, ASM1932011v1, whole genome shotgun sequence genomic region:
- the LOC136475917 gene encoding zealexin A1 synthase-like, producing MADIARRLKAPLIYLKLGEVPVVVASSQDAAREIMKTHDVNFATRPWSTTMKVILADGEGLVFAPYGALWRQLRKISILELLSARRVQSFRGVREEELGRLVAAIAASPPGEAVNLSQRIVELTNDMAVRSMIGDRFERREEFLENMAEAVKITTGFSLGDLFPSSRLASLIGGTARRAAVNHRKMFELMDYAIKQHEERRAAMATSTEGEAIVKEDLVDVLLRIQKEGGLEVPLTMGMIKAIILDLFGAGSETSGSTLQWAMSELVRNPKVMEMAQAEVREKLQGKPTVTEDDLVELRYIKLIIKETLRMHPVVPLLLPRECGESCKVMGYDVPKGTTVFVNVWAISRDPKYWDDASTFKPERFEAGTIDFKGTDFEYTPFGAGRRMCPGLAFAQASMELVLAALLYHFDRKLPDGMLPSELDMMEEMSITARRKHDLYLQPVVSVPPHV from the exons ATGGCTGACATCGCGCGCCGGCTCAAGGCGCCCCTCATCTACCTCAAGCTCGGGGAGGTCCCCGTCGTCGTTGCGTCGTCGCAGGACGCCGCTCGCGAAATCATGAAGACGCACGACGTCAACTTCGCCACCCGCCCGTGGAGCACGACGATGAAGGTCATTTTGGCGGATGGGGAAGGCCTGGTGTTCGCGCCCTACGGCGCCCTGTGGCGGCAGCTCCGCAAGATCAGCATCCTGGAGCTGCTCAGCGCCCGCCGCGTGCAGTCGTTCCGCGGCGTCCGGGAGGAGGAGCTCGGCCGCCTCGTCGCTGCCATCGCAGCGTCCCCGCCGGGCGAGGCCGTGAACCTCAGCCAGAGGATCGTCGAGCTCACGAATGACATGGCCGTGCGCTCCATGATTGGCGACCGGTTCGAGAGGCGGGAGGAATTCCTGGAGAATATGGCGGAGGCAGTAAAGATTACCACAGGGTTCAGCCTCGGCGATCTGTTCCCGTCGTCGAGGCTGGCGAGCCTAATCGGTGGCACGGCTCGCCGGGCGGCGGTAAACCACCGTAAGATGTTCGAGCTGATGGACTACGCCATCAAACAGCACGAGGAGCGGAGGGCAGCCATGGCCACATCTACCGAGGGAGAGGCCATCGTGAAGGAGGATCTGGTGGACGTGCTTCTGAGGATACAGAAGGAAGGTGGCCTGGAGGTGCCACTCACCATGGGAATGATCAAGGCCATCATCCTG GACCTTTTCGGAGCCGGGAGTGAGACCTCTGGAAGTACACTCCAATGGGCCATGTCAGAGCTTGTACGCAACCCAAAAGTGATGGAAATGGCACAAGCCGAGGTACGCGAAAAGCTCCAGGGGAAGCCAACGGTGACTGAAGATGACTTGGTTGAGTTGAGGTACATAAAGCTCATCATCAAAGAGACCCTAAGGATGCATCCGGTGGTGCCATTGCTTCTCCCAAGGGAGTGTGGAGAGTCATGTAAGGTCATGGGGTATGATGTACCCAAGGGAACTACTGTGTTTGTGAACGTTTGGGCGATCAGTAGGGATCCCAAATACTGGGACGATGCTTCGACATTTAAACCGGAACGGTTTGAGGCTGGTACAATTGATTTTAAGGGCACAGACTTTGAATACACACCATTTGGGGCAGGCCGGAGGATGTGCCCCGGCTTGGCATTTGCGCAGGCAAGCATGGAGCTCGTGCTCGCAGCACTCCTGTACCATTTTGACCGGAAGCTGCCTGATGGGATGCTGCCAAGTGAATTGGACATGATGGAGGAGATGAGCATCACCGCCCGAAGGAAACACGATCTTTACCTGCAGCCAGTTGTCAGTGTGCCGCCACATGTATGA